A window of Fictibacillus halophilus contains these coding sequences:
- a CDS encoding PepSY domain-containing protein codes for MNKKTAVISGIVIVILLLVFGTREWVNGNQGSTLEKEKMNRIVSAKYPGDILSTELTNREDKRQYKTVIKSEQGVYVIWSDAVSGEILDMNRTEDEESQRERITKDEAEKIAAKHGEVKSSEFNEENKVYLVRVQKEGKTYSLEINGTTGSINSKSEVESEDEPAQPNTKITEGKAKQIALKEVKGTVTDIELDDEDGVIVYEVEIETKTKEAQVIINAFSGEVSSVTMETKDSD; via the coding sequence ATGAACAAAAAAACAGCTGTGATTTCTGGAATAGTAATCGTTATTCTCCTTCTTGTCTTCGGAACAAGAGAGTGGGTGAACGGAAACCAGGGCAGTACACTAGAAAAAGAGAAAATGAACAGAATCGTAAGCGCAAAATATCCAGGAGACATTCTATCTACAGAATTAACGAATAGAGAAGATAAACGTCAATACAAAACAGTAATAAAAAGTGAACAAGGTGTTTATGTAATCTGGTCTGATGCGGTTTCTGGAGAAATTCTCGACATGAATCGAACAGAAGATGAAGAATCTCAAAGAGAACGTATAACAAAGGATGAAGCGGAAAAAATAGCTGCCAAACACGGTGAAGTGAAGTCTTCCGAATTTAATGAAGAAAATAAAGTCTATCTTGTTCGTGTACAGAAGGAAGGCAAAACATATTCCTTAGAAATTAACGGGACCACTGGGAGCATCAATAGCAAAAGCGAGGTTGAATCTGAAGATGAACCAGCTCAGCCAAACACAAAAATAACAGAAGGAAAAGCCAAGCAAATCGCCCTAAAAGAAGTAAAAGGGACCGTCACAGATATTGAGTTAGATGATGAAGACGGTGTAATCGTTTATGAAGTTGAGATTGAAACAAAAACAAAAGAAGCACAAGTAATCATAAATGCGTTTTCAGGTGAGGTAAGCTCCGTCACGATGGAAACAAAAGATAGTGACTAA
- a CDS encoding sensor histidine kinase: protein MNIKNRITLFSTVWLLIILLITNSGIYLLFQKNLHDNALESSETRMESLTEAVKTSSETKMNMTQLLRAYLPADSMIRIITGDNRVVATSSRITDDDKLEEIKPIYRPNQYSDVKKLDGMVYTVSQHPVIWTDGEVVSLQLIEEESSIPNTLQILRIVLTIATLLILIPSYMGGRFLSKLILVPISNLTRTMEENQKRGTYKRIMINKKSNDELNKMARTFNHMMDLLENNYKKQEQFVSDASHELRTPLTVIESYAKMLKRWGGSRPEILEEAVEAIHSESLRMKELTQQMLVLARDESQVDLQLQQTELVKMAKNAAKNLNKAYERKIRVQSNIDEIHIECDSLKLKQVLIILLDNAIKYSSEAIEVELTKQGNSVRISVTDYGIGIPKENLDKVYDRFFRVDQARSRDTGGAGLGLSIAKQIVSAHQGKLHLVSEEGKGTTFTMEIPVKQS, encoded by the coding sequence ATGAACATAAAAAATCGGATAACCTTGTTTTCAACGGTATGGCTTTTAATCATTCTACTCATCACGAATAGTGGCATTTATCTTTTATTTCAAAAGAATCTACATGATAATGCTTTAGAGAGTTCAGAGACAAGAATGGAGAGCTTAACGGAAGCGGTTAAAACGTCTTCTGAGACAAAAATGAACATGACACAGCTTTTGCGTGCCTACCTTCCTGCAGATTCGATGATTCGTATAATTACTGGTGATAACCGTGTAGTTGCTACTTCATCAAGAATTACTGATGACGATAAGCTCGAGGAAATTAAACCGATCTATCGGCCAAATCAATACAGTGATGTTAAGAAATTAGACGGAATGGTATATACAGTTTCTCAACACCCGGTTATTTGGACGGACGGGGAGGTTGTTTCTTTACAGTTGATCGAAGAAGAATCTTCCATTCCAAACACGTTGCAGATCTTAAGAATCGTTTTAACCATAGCGACATTACTCATCTTAATTCCTTCTTATATGGGAGGGCGATTCTTGAGCAAATTGATCTTAGTACCGATCAGCAACTTAACGCGAACGATGGAAGAAAACCAGAAACGTGGGACGTATAAGCGAATTATGATCAATAAGAAATCGAATGATGAACTGAATAAGATGGCAAGAACATTTAACCATATGATGGACCTGCTTGAAAACAACTACAAAAAGCAAGAACAGTTCGTATCTGATGCTTCACATGAACTGAGAACGCCGCTTACTGTAATCGAAAGCTATGCCAAGATGCTGAAGCGGTGGGGAGGAAGTCGGCCTGAAATTTTAGAAGAAGCTGTAGAAGCGATCCACTCAGAATCACTTCGGATGAAAGAGTTAACCCAACAAATGCTTGTTTTGGCAAGGGATGAATCGCAAGTGGACCTTCAACTTCAACAAACCGAGCTGGTTAAGATGGCTAAGAACGCCGCTAAGAATTTGAACAAGGCATACGAACGTAAAATACGCGTTCAATCCAACATAGACGAAATTCATATTGAGTGTGATTCATTAAAACTTAAGCAAGTTCTTATCATCCTTTTAGATAACGCTATTAAGTATAGTTCGGAGGCCATTGAAGTGGAGTTAACCAAACAAGGAAACTCTGTTAGGATCTCCGTAACAGACTATGGAATCGGTATTCCTAAGGAAAATCTCGATAAAGTCTATGATCGATTCTTTCGTGTGGATCAAGCTAGGAGCCGTGATACAGGTGGTGCTGGGTTAGGACTGTCCATCGCAAAACAAATCGTTTCTGCTCACCAAGGGAAGCTTCATCTAGTGAGTGAAGAAGGGAAGGGAACAACGTTTACCATGGAGATTCCTGTGAAACAGAGTTAA
- a CDS encoding response regulator transcription factor: protein MSAEKILIVEDEKKIARVIQLELEHEGYATETATTGMEGLEKFKSGKWDLILLDVMLPELSGLEVLRRIRATGSHIPIILLTARDALPDKVSGLDLGANDYVTKPFEIEELLARIRAFLRMNQHYTEDQENEIYELGDLTVNLKTREVKRDSTLIELTPREFDLLVFLIRNKNQVLNRDQILSKVWGYDYYGDTNVVDVYIRYLRKKIDSTFSHPYIHTIRGVGYTMKE from the coding sequence ATGAGCGCTGAAAAAATTCTAATTGTTGAAGATGAGAAAAAGATAGCAAGAGTCATTCAACTTGAACTTGAACACGAAGGATACGCAACGGAAACGGCTACGACGGGAATGGAAGGATTAGAAAAGTTTAAATCTGGTAAGTGGGATCTTATTCTACTGGACGTTATGCTACCTGAATTAAGTGGTCTGGAGGTTCTAAGAAGAATTAGAGCGACGGGAAGTCATATTCCAATCATATTACTAACAGCTAGAGATGCATTGCCCGATAAAGTGAGCGGGCTTGATCTAGGGGCAAACGATTATGTGACTAAACCGTTTGAAATTGAAGAACTCTTAGCTAGAATTCGGGCATTTCTCCGCATGAATCAACACTACACAGAAGATCAAGAGAACGAAATTTATGAGCTAGGTGATCTGACGGTAAATTTAAAAACGAGGGAAGTTAAACGTGACTCTACCTTAATTGAATTAACACCGAGAGAGTTTGACCTTCTTGTTTTTTTGATACGAAATAAAAACCAGGTATTAAACCGTGACCAGATCTTATCCAAGGTATGGGGTTATGATTATTATGGCGATACCAATGTTGTAGATGTTTACATACGTTATCTGCGAAAAAAGATTGATTCCACTTTTTCACACCCCTATATTCATACGATTCGTGGAGTAGGCTACACGATGAAGGAGTAA
- a CDS encoding GAP family protein codes for MTVDLLLLIGGLAVLDMLSPATIGVTVYLLLNDKEKRTSRIFIYLLTVAGFYFIVGVSLMLGISTLLESVSTIFQNQTISWIIFIIGAILFIASFYVPANKYANLPSPKSNRLISIIILGLSTSLIEVGTAFPYFAAIGILSTTTTLSSMEWVSILAGYNLIMVLPPLLLYLIYIVCGRWMDKPLTNLRERMVKNSGSALSWIMCIVGIILIFNSLDYL; via the coding sequence GTGACTGTAGATCTACTTCTTTTAATTGGAGGGTTAGCTGTATTGGATATGCTGAGTCCTGCAACAATAGGGGTTACGGTATATCTCTTATTAAACGATAAAGAGAAACGAACATCCCGTATTTTCATCTACCTATTAACCGTTGCAGGTTTTTATTTTATAGTGGGCGTTTCTCTCATGTTAGGAATATCAACTTTGCTTGAAAGCGTATCTACCATTTTTCAGAATCAAACCATAAGCTGGATCATCTTTATCATTGGGGCGATTTTGTTTATTGCTAGTTTCTATGTTCCTGCTAACAAATATGCTAATCTGCCTTCTCCAAAGTCTAATCGTTTGATTTCAATTATAATACTTGGATTGTCAACTTCTCTTATTGAAGTAGGAACTGCTTTTCCTTACTTTGCTGCGATCGGTATTTTATCTACTACTACTACTCTTTCTAGCATGGAATGGGTTTCTATATTAGCTGGATACAATTTAATCATGGTCTTGCCACCGCTCTTGTTGTATCTCATTTATATTGTATGTGGTAGATGGATGGATAAACCTTTAACAAATTTACGTGAAAGAATGGTTAAGAATTCTGGTTCAGCCCTTTCATGGATCATGTGCATCGTTGGGATTATATTGATTTTTAATAGTTTGGATTATTTATAA